The region TTTTAATATTCCGTTTTCTGAATTGTCTGCCATTTTTACGGCTCTCCTCGTCTGGCATAAAGCCCGACGCTATCTAAAATACCATCGGGCGACTACAAGAGGTCGCCCAAACAAAATCACACTTCTCCAATCGTGCATCTATGTAATTCTGAAAATATTCTCACCAATGTCAACACGTCCTGCCGGTTGTGTTCGACTATTGGTTTCAAAAGCCCATAATTTTTGGTTTTGAGGTAGTCCGAATAAAATTCAGGTACAAGGGAGCTCGGCAGATGGGTCGACCTTTTTTCCTTCAGGATATTTCTTTCGATAGTATCCAGGCAGAAATCAGGGAGTTGGTTTTTCCATACCCTTCTGGAAAAATGCAACAGGTCAAAATGGGACTTGTGCAGGTCAGGGATTATTCCGTAATACCTGAGCCTTCCCTCTAAGAAAGGGACATCAAATGCCTTGCCGTTGAAACTTACTAAGGATTTAGACTTTGAAAGATATTCTGAAAAAGCCTTCAGAAGCGCTATCTCCTCTTCAACCTC is a window of Candidatus Zixiibacteriota bacterium DNA encoding:
- a CDS encoding ribonuclease H-like domain-containing protein, producing EKETVEKTILSFFSLLPGIREYREDQLKRAGYKSLQDLISHPRWGTEAELVLQVVSDQDKLGLQHLLFSRLPKSHPLIFGLSSFHPWEDFLFLDIETLGLFGGNLVILIGIATLEDGKKMRLDQFLALEVEEEIALLKAFSEYLSKSKSLVSFNGKAFDVPFLEGRLRYYGIIPDLHKSHFDLLHFSRRVWKNQLPDFCLDTIERNILKEKRSTHLPSSLVPEFYSDYLKTKNYGLLKPIVEHNRQDVLTLVRIFSELHRCTIGEV